The Salvia miltiorrhiza cultivar Shanhuang (shh) chromosome 2, IMPLAD_Smil_shh, whole genome shotgun sequence DNA window TCCTATTCTATAAATAAGAATCGGACAGGCTGCATCCCCTTCAAAGTGGAGCTCCAACAATTTCAGTTTCAAGAAGGCAAAAATGGTGGTGATCAAGGATCTATCCACCccaaaaagaaatgaaattgtGCAATATCTTCTTGAAGGAAGTGTGAATGGGAAGCCCCTTAGTGGGAAGAAGCAGCAAGCCATCGAGAAATTCTCCATCTCCCGTTCAACTGTTCACCGACTATGGGAAGCTGCAAAAAAACAAAGACAAAATGGTGGAGTGATTCATCTTCAAAGTGGAAAGTTaagttttaaaaagaaaaaggtgttGATTCTTGACACTAATCTACTCACCAGTATACAGTTATCAAAGAGAGGCAGTATACGAACTTTAGCAAAGGGTTTAGGACAAAGCAAGAGTACAGTGGGCAGATGGGTGCGCACTGGAGCAATTCGAACTCACACATCAGCCATAAAACCCAACTTAACAGCCCCCAACAAGCTGTTAAGGTTGAGGTTTGCCCTTGGAGCTTTAGAGCTTGATAGAATCCTTAATGTGTCCAGATTTCGCAATATGCACAACACTGTGCATATTGACGAAAAATGGTTTTACATCACACAAGGCAGCAAACGATTTTACTTGGCTCCAGAAGAAGTAGACCCACACAGAACATGTAGGAGCaagaatttcattaaaaaaattatgttcttGTGTGTCGTATCAAGACCACTAATTTCAGCAACTGGAATTGTGATGTTTAATGGAAAAATTGCTATTTTTCCATTTATAGAGCACGTACCAGcaaaaagaaaaagcaaaaatAGAGAAGCGGGAGCTTTAGAGACCAAACCCATCGATTCAATCACAAAAGGAGTCATGAGGAGATGTTTCATCGACAAGGTAGCTTCATGTTATTGATAACATGAATTTATTGTTTTTAGAGGTCTCAGAATGAGTATTCCTCATCATCATAGACTAAGTACCCCTCGTACCAAGTGTTGATCTGTTCTTAATTAGTTTTTAATGCATATTGAAGTGTGTATCTGTTCAAGATTCTATTTTGTGCACTAAAGGCAGAGTGTATCTGTTCTTAATCAATTCTCTGCATTTATTACACATAAATGCAACACATAAGTAAATACAACCACCAGAAATTACACATAAATGTAGCACACCATTGTGGATGAATAAATGCAGCACACCATTTAGGCCACATAAATGCATCACATAATGATTATATATGTTCACATAATTGCCTTAATTTCAGATTGTGCCAGCCATCATGGATATATGGCCAGCGAGAGCAAGTAAAGACATATACATCCAACAAGACAATGCTAGATCGCACATCAATGATAATTATGAAGAATTTAGGGCCGCTGCAATGAAAAATGGGTTCAATATCAGAATAGTACAGCAGCCACCAAATTCCCCTGACTGTAATGTTAATGATTTAGGGTGGTTTAGGGCCATCCAATCATTACAAGTGGAGACATCAGCTAACACAGTGGATGAACTTATTCATGCAGTTATTAACTCTTTCAACAAGCTTGAAGCTAACACATTGAATAATGTTTTTCTAAGTTTACAGGGATGCATGATTGAAATCATGAATATAAGAGGGCAAAACTCTTATAAAATCCCACATATGGGAAAAGGAGCATTGATTAGAGCAGATCAACTACCCAAGAATTTGGAGGTACCTATGGAATTGGTGATTCAATACCTTGATTACCTTAAAGAAGCTGGATGCAACGAAGAGATGGTTGAAATAATGACCATTCTAGGTTTGTAAACAAGTTTTAGGGAGAAAATGATAGTCTTTTTGTAAAGTCCAGTGACTCACTTCAGTTTTTTGTGGAAAATGAGTCTTTTTTGTAAAGTCCAGTGACACAGTTCAGTTTTAGGGATGAAATTAGTCTTTTTGTAAAGTCCACTGACTCATTTCAAATTTAGGGGTGAAATGAGTCTTTTTGTAAAGTACAGTGATCATATCAATTCACAAGCACAAGCTGTATGTAAATTAGATTATGCTTTCAATTATGCATTCATGTTAACCCAAACACAAGCAAACAATACCAACAGAGCATATATGGAACAACTATCAGCCATAAAACCAATTTCCAAACATAAGCAAAACCCAGCACAATGGGTTATCAACAACAATCAGCAATACCAACAGAGCAGATACCAAAGAGAATATTATCATCATCAatcagcaataccaacacaagcaaTACGAACATCACTGCCACCAACAATCGATATTAGAGGCAGATATTGAAAGATCTCACCAAAATTGACCATCAGAAATTACCCATGGCGTTCATCATCGGTCTGGACATTCACCCAACCCTCCTCCTTCATCTGCCGCTCAGCCTCTTCGACGGCCGCATCCCAGGTCTCACCTTCCTTCGGGAAAGGAAAGTAAGGATCCACCAAGTCTTCCTCATTTTCCATCGAAGACATATCATCGTCGGATTCCCAATCAAAATCGGCGCTCCAGCCATAAGATCTACCACGAATCTAGTAAGGATCGGTGGAAGATTTACTGAGAGATCCACCGGCAGATTTACAGAGAGCTCTGCCATCGACGAGCCGTCCGCCGCCGACGAGCCCTCCGCTCTCGTCGATCATTGCGGTGGGGGGACGGCGAAGACGAAGAGAGATACGGAGAAAACATACAAATCGGAGTTTCTTCGGTCTTGGAGGTGGAGATCGGAGTTTCTTTCGACTTCGAGGTGGAGATCGGAGAGGGATTGCGAGATGGAGGTCGGAGATTCTTAAGGATTAAATCAACGGGAGGGCGATTTAAGGGCCGACGAGGATTCACCCAACCATTCTCATCCGAAGGCGGCATGGATTCCATGGGCGGTCGTCGTCGACGGTGGCGGCTGAAGTTAGTCGGAGGTTTGAGGCAATTGAAGGCGGCGATTTgctcagagagagagagagaggcggaatACTAGGGTGGAAAGCAAGGATCTCAAAATGAGGACAGAGGAGAAATGAGGCGAAATGTTTTGCTTCCAACTATTGCCTTTTTTTAATGCGTTTATTAGATTAACTTAAGCACAAttaagaccccttatttttttctaattattacccaaaaaggaaacgtgtcaagattcatgggacggcccaaaaaagaaaacgtgtcaagactcgtgggacggagggagtataaaattagaTATTTTTAGTATTGACCCGATAAATTATATACTGCTCTTTACATTCTCTCTATTACTTTATGATGAATCTATTACTTGGCTTCTTTGAGAATAAATCCAAGTTCTGGTAGAGAATGGTCGGATCTATGAGATTATAAAAGTCTGAATAATCAAGAAGCTTATATTTCTAATCAAATTAATTCACACAATTTTATAAACGAATGGAGCTTTACTCCATTTAATCACTAACACCATTATAAAATGAAATCGTTATCGTTATTTCACCCGCAATAACATTTAACTATTATATCAAAAAGGGTCcaattacgccaaaaatcatTAACTTTTGGTCAATTTCCAAAGTTGCCATGAACTTTCTCTTTTTATCAAAAAATCCCTAAATTTAAgaggttgaacaatttttccacactttttttttgaagctGACATGACATTTTTAAGTGACCTGAAATATTGCATGGCATCGCCGAACGGGAaccaaaacgatgtcgtttagtTGGGGGGGAGGGGTAAAACAACATCGTTTTGAGCCcaaacctttctctctctctctctcaattggGCGAAGCACGGCGGCGGAGCCTCCAAGATTCCCAATCTGGTGATGCAATTGCCTCCAGATTCCCACAGCTCAAGATCGCCTTCTTTCTTCCATGGCTCCCATGACTCTCCACTTTACATCCCAACCCTTCATTCTTCCCATTCGAGATCAAGGATCTATAGGCCGGAGAAGTCGGTGGCGCCGAGTCGCCGACGCTAAGAGAGGGGGAGAGCGCCAGTAACGAATCGACGACCATCAATTGGGTGAGAATCGTGGATTCCGCCGCAGCGACCAATTGAAAGAGGTAATTCCGCCGCAACAACCAATTGGAGCCGGCTGAAGATAGAGTTTGTTTGGACTTTCGACGGCGGCGACGGTTCAAGGGGATTTCGCAACCTTCTGAATCAGAGTGTGAATGTGTGTGATTTGCGCGTGTTCAAAAGGGCGGTGGAGAGaaaggtgtggtggtgggggaaggcggcGGCAAAGggccaaaaaaattattttattttatttttctttttttgtttattattttttatgtgtCAATTTTCGGTCCACATAGGTGTCATATCAACTCGTAATTACCAAAAATTGTCATGTCAGCTCGGAACTTCACCGGAACAAAAAATCGTGAAAAAATTATTCAATCccttaaattcagggaattttttatttaaaaaaaaatcatgacaAGTTTGAAAATTGACTTAAAGTTCATAATTTTTGGCGTATTAATCCTATTAAAAAATACATAGGGCtaggaatttcgggatcgggtaatcgggtacccgatacccgacccgaaaaaatcgggtatcgggtaccctatacccgattaattcgggatcgggtacgggatcgggtatttaggggtcgaaataatcgggtatcgggtatacccgaattacccgatattttaattaataaattttaaactatttaattaaattaaatatgaaatctaAATATTCTAAACTAAACCCTCCCTCCCGCCCCCTGTGTTCTGTTTCCCAAATCAATTCATCCCTCCCAATTCCCAAACTCCCAGCCGGTCCTAACCTCTCGGCTCTCACTCCAGAGTCCAGCCCCGGCCGACCGCCCCACTCGCCGTCGCCCCTCGCCAGCCCGGCGTCGGCGCCAGTCATCCCAGCCTCCCCAATCCGCGACCCTCGCCCGTGCAGCAGTCGTTCGCCCCGTCCCAGCCGGCCCTAATCTCTCACTCCAGAGTCAAGCCCCGCCCGCCGCCCGGCCACCCCACTCGCCAGTCGTCCCAGCCTCCCCAGTCCCAAACTCCCACGAGGCCGCAACTCCCACCGCGACCCTCGCCCCGCCGTTCGCCGCCGCAGCAACTCCCACCTCGCCCCgccattcttcttcttcttcttctgctttttttttttttaatacagaTTTTGAATTTATGCAGTTGACTTGGAAGAGAtaattttgaccgggtaattagGATACCCGAATTTATGCAGTTGACTTGGAAGAGATAATTTTGACCGGATAATTAggccgagtcgggtattaggatACCCGATTTCGTTTTCGAGATCGGGTGTAAGGTTTTGAGGATTTTCAGGTTCGGGTACCCAATTTTTTCGGGTACGGTACCCGAACCCGATTCCCAGGCCTAAAAATACATGTCATTTGTCTAAAAAAAACGGAGGAAATGAAATTCAAAAACTACTACTTTCTATCGCAAGCTTCATCTtacaatttataatttttgttaGGAAGCTTAAAGATATTTGTTCAGTTCAAATTAAcactattattatatttttaaaagtccataaaaatgaaagagaaattACGTAAAAACTTTAACAGCAAACCCCCAACATAAAATATTAAGGGCTTCCAAAAATTGACGAACAAGAGCCGCCAAAAGAGGGAGGATCTCGCTCGCCGTTAAAAAGTGTGTTCGTTGCGTGGGTGTCGGCACGACCCGTCGTCTCTATACGATCATTGACGAGTCGCCTCAGCACCCCCGACAGGACGGGTTAATCCGATCGAACAACCAAACTCTTTGTTATATACAGCTCTCTTGCTTTCCTCTCTCTACCGCTTTTCGATGTGGGATTATGCAACATAATCTTACAAAATTCACTCTATTTATGTGGCTTGCCACAACCTTATCTTTGAGATATATCCAAAAGGTCAAGCCAAGCCCAACAATGGCGcagaataattaaattttgttgCACAGATATTTctactaatttaattttttgtaagcCATTTTTTAGagataatttcaaattgaattgCATCTGTTGCCACTATTGCAAATTCGCCTCAAACTTTGGACTGTTTTAAAATCTAACATTATGATTAGTAAACTAGACTCTTTGAAGGTAAATTTTAGATAAACTCAAAATTGGCTGTTAAAATGATTGAATGTCGTTGGTATGTTGGAGATAAAGCTTTCCGATAGTTCAAATTACAATCTCAAATATACGACAATACGAGAAGACAATTCatacaatattttttaaaatctctcAATCAATTTTGATCTCGATGCTAGATAGGTATCTAATCTCAACTTCAAACCTgtacaaagaaataaaagtttCTAATTTGCTACAATTCGAAGGTTTGATTTCAATAAACaatttaaagtttatgttattttgaGCCCCGATTTACAGTTTATGTTGAATTTGCAATAATGCCCACATATTGAGATTTAATTTGCCATTATCTCCAATTTTCATATACTCCCTACATCCACCAAATGCACTCTTTTCTATTTCGAATTCATCCACCAAATGCACCCTCATTTTTAGTCAATATATCACATATCTCACTCTTAACAAAATAAAACTCTTACTCTACTCACAACATACTCAAccaatttattaaaactcgtgctatAATCAAATAAGATACGCTTGGTGGACGGAGCGAATATAAAATATGGATCCACCATATGTCAATATTTAGTGGAAATCTTTATTCCAATAATGATGTCACGTAATTTTTATTCGAGAgctataatatgtatatattctattcatatatatatcatatgtTCTATATTCTAGAGCTACAATAAAACGTAACCGGTAACTCACACAATACTTCACGTATATTATAGACTTTTTTATTAGCCAcgttattataatttataactacatggaaattcaaatttcaaaataaagCTGCTTTTACTAAGGAAAGGATATCTATCCCTAGCAGAAACATGCCATAATAAAACCAGACTATTACTTCTACTTAAGTTCCAATTCAGTAAAAACTTCAAAAAAAGAATCCATATTCAATAAATGGTTATGCAACTTGAGGCACCAAAGAAGTTGAAATAatgaaatttgaataaatattaaatagagtGGGATCATCATCATGCGCAAGTGCATATGATTCTTCGATACAATGATGAATATTACCAAAGACTAAGCTGCCAAAAACCTGATTAGTTAGCTCATACCTGGGTTGAAAGGTCTATTTGTACAATGAAACTGAAATCTCAAGCTACCATATTGGGCTCTCCAACTGCATGGATTTTGACTGGGGAATCAGAATCAAAGCTTCTTGCAACGTCGAAGAAATGAGCCACTGCTTCCTCCGGAGTACCAACAAGAACTCCATGGCCCAGGTTCAGAATGTGGCCCTTCATCCCTGCATTGCTTACGACCCTGACAAGCCAGAGCAATCCTATCAGCTTCAGCAAACAACGAGCACAACTTGATAAAGCTCTAAATACTAGTTTTAATTTAAGTCACGGATGATTAGAATACATATTTAACAAGTAGACGATGCACAACAGAAACTGTTAGATTCATAATCAGTTAAGTTCATTGACGAACCTTTTGATTTCATTGGTTATGGCAGGAAGAGGAGAAAATAGACAGGCAGGATCCACATTTCCTTGTATACTAATGTCACTGCCCAACCGTTTCCTCCCATCAGCCATATCCACCGTCCAGTCGAGCCCAATCACATCAACACCAGTTCCTTTCATCCGTTCTAGGAATCCACCATTTCCATTGATATAGAGCACAAGAGGGGTTTGAGGGCATTTCTGCTTGACTGTTCTCACTATCTACATTGAGAACATAAAGGCGTTTAGAAAGACAAAGAAATACCAAGAAAAGTTTTAACGATGTGCACCAAGGCTAGAGTAAGATTACGTTGAGAGCACCAAAACCCGCCAGACACCATGAACAGAATCATGAAAAAGTTAAGGCAGAGCAAACTAAAATACACCTCTATGCTTTTGTTAATTAGTTAGTAACACACCATCAAACAAAAATTAGCTCCGTGCACAAAGTGATGATAGTGACTAAATAAAATGTTACTCAAGCTGCAATAAACACATAACATTTGCACGTAAACctttaatatttttcatataaaacTATTAACCAACAAGCAAAATGCAAGTCACCTCATCGATATAAGGCTTAGACCACAGCTCCCACATATGAGGTGGCAATTGGCCACCCCATGAATCGAATATTTGTATGCAATGAGCTCCAGACTCCACTTGGTAGATGATGTATTCAGCTATTGCCTTTGTTAGATGAGACAAAAGACTCCTTAGCAAAGCGGGTGCTGTATGGCACATGCTTTTTATTGTTGTATATGTTCGAGTCGTCCCACCTTCAACAATATATGT harbors:
- the LOC131012077 gene encoding uroporphyrinogen decarboxylase 1, chloroplastic, with the translated sequence MGFSTISSSCCGVGWRYSSLFTPLNFVPGSFSGAASSQKQSRIFISAHASASSSDPLLVKAARGELVNRPPAWMMRQAGRYMAVYRKLAEKYPSFRERSETTDLIVQISLQPWEAFRPDGVIIFSDILTPLPAFGVPFDIEEVRGPVIQSPIRSEQDLKALHPIDLEQLQFVGDSLKILRKQVGEQAAVLGFVGAPWTIATYIVEGGTTRTYTTIKSMCHTAPALLRSLLSHLTKAIAEYIIYQVESGAHCIQIFDSWGGQLPPHMWELWSKPYIDEIVRTVKQKCPQTPLVLYINGNGGFLERMKGTGVDVIGLDWTVDMADGRKRLGSDISIQGNVDPACLFSPLPAITNEIKRVVSNAGMKGHILNLGHGVLVGTPEEAVAHFFDVARSFDSDSPVKIHAVGEPNMVA